The Nymphalis io chromosome 14, ilAglIoxx1.1, whole genome shotgun sequence genome has a segment encoding these proteins:
- the LOC126773189 gene encoding dmX-like protein 2 isoform X2, whose translation MNCHQVLSGACNSGDQCFAVGSVEGIPFTAYAAGCNIVILASNFERVQIIPGAIHGYVRISSLDCSTDTGKIAAAYGAEVCIFEPTPLIHTAATTHGLEYRWVQTGKLVADGPITALSWNLEGTRLLTGGKILQLWHQASLYQDDSQPSSGVTFQIGGDKDEKIKPPEEEEPDWICVWQCHTATPAHHLAFSPDGVLFATSGVNDRLVKIWYQNKVLVQANSEHNPPDLNYTFIYVAHPRAVTHLSWRKTSKYMPKGSVGNVLVTSCVDNICRVWAETLLPEDEWGGCVTAHARSPPRRQRATHRHKHRFMQRLKHMKTCFHIRRTAQSSKQPGAPIPTLPSTYSAHDFHNPSHTTSYTGGLHFHLAASINAETDIPLVPSLAGGGRFILHWLHNKEMHFTSQAEAILHDLTKKILDKEETDEGGSGSEHTTHPDGENETTSGNHSHPSLSNTTSINSIATDVTCTHLPDSLDAKIEALLRDWHQSPDLLFSIHPVDGSFLIWVCEWLDELQAGAIRQAQVSFSARIPSAFPLGDATTMCTPAALYHAAAQPLYVRHRTKPVSPGQPQGETVTTPLASVQEEKEETEWPQGDDKATQQDNSTREEHNNEMKRKSSVATEENNENQEGDVLESAPVISMVTNHTNGTLNLWQLTFDDKSKFSQVLSIGHASRASGHRFRVNDITCHPVLPLLLTTSHHNISDNERDTAGADVDAAAGGLCSELIMWRVECVGPLGKSGGVAELARVNSPHLSAFSNVAWLPTLLPSTTLGNLSNSPSACFVASDGESLRLFQAVIDARTLLAEIATSERRHKDVLHHDTMSMSSDSTIEDGGVPLHDRIKIVSQQSTARPGAIIQLHAIADATHDWHNTQLLHVFQEQLITGERTTSDTESSDSGVEGPEVNTITEAGLEAIVDLRKAAVFNEPFYIVVLERTDGGSTVHMWRLTVSSQADPSDDFTNSMMYVPDSALVQEEEGESRKNSVSMDTDRPAAPAVNSHLSITTKKVCECPLSLPDGVDVIHATPAAGHLSSASIYPACLAPYILATACSDSTLRFWKCNVSKKENDDFEYTWKEWEMMNKDQESTIDIPGQPLHISAAYSGRIACAYKCGRSFTRPRAPGGAAPDARFVNLCVCVYECESTGGAEWLLEDTIPLRNVSLPRVGVCADTQIDLSYLHDTSFMQKKQRLTQVLQTLSSDESRNNRNGEGDTGKSAGLLAVPSFSTLQSLRRSIMENGNTCPLTQKHLVQLDWVSKEDGSHILTVAVGSRVLLFTPVSSDLAQANLKAMKESINNNRPILRKASSLAAPLFVEEIRWMQLRRIQLKTADGLPPLPMQISWVRDGILVVGMDSEMHVYSQWKPETPQISSGQAMNQEQEEGGESRALRDSDLRISAPHLQRVSSINLQLLERDARRRNKTQPDQPQPLLDYMPDYGLFEASQMACPVLPQYHPKQLMELLNSGKIRWVKAILAHLVRCMGGTYTSRSSQGDEDSLSRQRGWSRSRTLSVSFAAGAASPLDGAAQITEDVQLDYAELTSVPPLPLWTLLVADKESAHHPSTIQEAKDYNELFEGTMEVEEDLDALLLGEDEGIDRRPSMPERQPLSHFGPRQGRILSRLLTHTHLPGLSSLDQMHLLALADTVSTCDADFAERLTNNARVDVAQGAGQEILPDSLDDCGLRFLLAMKHYGYLLRCLPLAQRATLQRTGVGTCNLVWAFHSETHEQLLALVPGYTKGQPKWSTMRELGVGWWVRGDLLRICVERLARASYMAKQDPMDAALYYLAMKKKTLLWGLFRSNRDDKMTSFFANDFGEDRWRKAALKNAFVLLGKQRFEHAAAFFLLGGALKDALEVLITRLGDLQLAMVVARLYESDNTLPSSLRKLLMDEILGGDTEEGDVDLERAHPDPFVRSMALWELKRHGEALDTLLSPAGRLHAARDNEPMPSVFNFYVYLRTHPRLKRNNMPSQGGTLALLQQEAEEGITRLERRLYFQTAHGHFKAGCPALALEVLSKLPARVREEKVRQPPVSAPSVDDSVIHTGQLVEDTIVKKEEDTMDWGKPAVDVDWGAPVATTKTDELVLSWDDDEEEKSAGSGASTPPIEIKMNKTEEPAVKETIDTEKEEEPPTVDIMAQQLKFVACLKILMEELSTLATGFEVDGGHLRYQLYIWLEREVEALHRLCGYVSAPGAAAGGELICADGESLPLPDKPTLHQLLIREKADFEAKVQRAVRRKKWLKANETLLRTLLSYCSLHGAGGGGLASVRMELVLLLQELGQDKQHQQLLSPLPFPTTLPLLAAAVATNNTVVADPVRHLQAVAHDMLGTIGELGVPGGSATRILHTLRELAVALSACIYQSLCDSDTFSVKHTQHYDGMIADTPGTTNLLVRPRRYSTEDLTVTTPPNKWPGVSALRGLALRAAEEEEAPRLPVLLAEAFCAVYLALLGWALAARDAHLLYRLAAHTADNKAHAKLFGGGVRRLLTTAPAQPQPKLVERTEGTSVWSSLREKRALLHMRLLGLGPTAPHKNIQEGRPTYREQFVPPLCSILTFLLTKPTAEQDPENNDYDSAESGAEDADESGSEPDDDDIFDTSNTKTEKRRKGPNTEHCDADSYSWYVMRVAVLRLAQHKLQNFLQLCGIEMSELATTSPTVHGALRRVEQWQQQLTETLESRAAPPNYIPGCFPDQQTSGPPINKYRCLLEKHNTPFNTALFSTAPAQRLWNFLVRQEQVQEVFIRAVFSRRRAAGAARAAPARADDEHGPVRIIHKEQDSIAAFCLNRVGGGLLAVATAREVQEMDVSLLLKGGACWAEDECEVDLLALSSDPASLPDTGFLLIQHQDKNNGSSVPGTGNSSPLNPNAPQAPVGMASQTGRGASVVLKHKIDNIKRMAAHPSQPLYLTGGADGSVQLWEWGHPSCVWSPRAPGAFAKVTRVRFSDYGNKFAASDADGNLALWQLHPSASASVAAGVANQAHASPRPFFTHQCHSKGISDFVFLGSCSLVATAGHSSESKNVAIWDTLMPIKKALVVSWTCHEGGAACVAWAGQAGALVSCGRRGDVLVWDLRARVPRHKLNAHHAPIKCVALSPREDYYAIGAADGDIKVFSLATHQLLHTFAGEHARSSFFKHIGQGVTQIHIDGAGRLFSCGADGTMKVRKLPERDAPHHAHHPHYPHYS comes from the exons ATGAACTGTCATCAAGTACTTAGTGGTGCCTGTAATTCAGGAGATCAATGTTTTGCTGTTGGTTCAGTCGAAGGGATACCTTTTACT gcaTATGCAGCAGGATGTAATATAGTGATACTTGCTTCAAACTTTGAACGTGTTCAAATAATACCTGGTGCCATCCATGGCTATGTTCGTATTAGCTCTCTTGACTGCAGCACTGATACCGGAAAAATTGCCGCAGCATATGGTGCAGAAGTGTGTATTTTTGAACCAACACCTCTAATACATACGGCTGCCACTACTCAT ggcCTAGAATATCGGTGGGTGCAAACAGGCAAACTGGTGGCGGATGGTCCGATCACTGCTCTTTCATGGAACCTAGAAGGCACGCGGCTCCTTACCGGAGGCAAGATCCTACAACTATGGCACCAAGCATCGCTATATCAGGACGACAGTCAAC caAGCTCAGGCGTCACATTCCAAATAGGTGGAGATAAAGATGAAAAAATAAAGCCTCCCGAAGAGGAAGAGCCT GATTGGATATGTGTATGGCAATGTCACACAGCGACGCCTGCGCACCATCTCGCGTTCTCTCCGGACGGCGTGCTGTTCGCCACCTCCGGCGTCAACGATAGGCTCGTCAAGATATGGTATCAAAATAAAG TATTAGTTCAAGCGAATAGCGAACACAACCCACCCGATCTGAACTACACGTTCATTTACGTAGCACACCCGCGGGCCGTCACACATCTGTCATGGCGAAAAACCAGCAAGTATATGCCCAA GGGCAGCGTAGGCAACGTGTTAGTGACGTCATGCGTGGACAACATCTGCCGCGTGTGGGCGGAGACGCTTCTCCCGGAGGACGAGTGGGGTGGCTGCGTCACCGCGCACGCGCGCTCCCCGCCGCGCCGACAGCGCGCCACGCACCGACACAAGCACCGCTTTATGCAGCGCTTGAAGCACATGAA AACATGTTTCCACATCCGGCGGACGGCGCAGTCGTCGAAGCAGCCGGGAGCGCCGATACCCACGCTCCCCTCCACGTACAGTGCGCACGATTTTCATAATCCCTCCCACACTACGTCCTACACCGGAG GTCTCCATTTTCATCTAGCGGCATCTATCAACGCGGAAACCGACATCCCGCTTGTACCGTCGCTTGCTGGCGGCGGTCGCTTCATATTGCACTGGTTACACAATAAGGAGATGCACTTCACGAGCCAAGCTGAGGCGATACTACACGATCTTactaaaaaa ATTTTAGATAAAGAAGAAACGGATGAGGGAGGTTCTGGGTCAGAACACACAACACATCCGGATGGAGAGAATGAAACAA CTAGTGGCAACCACAGTCACCCCAGCTTATCCAACACAACATCTATAAACTCGATAGCGACGGACGTCACATGTACGCATCTACCAGATTCGCTTGATGCTAAAATAGAGGCCCTGCTGCGGGACTGGCACCAGAGTCCAGATTTATTGTTTTCTATACATCCCGTCGACGGCAGCTTCCTCATATG GGTGTGCGAGTGGCTGGACGAGCTGCAGGCGGGCGCCATCCGGCAGGCGCAGGTGTCGTTCTCGGCGCGCATCCCGTCCGCCTTCCCGCTGGGCGACGCCACCACCATGTGCACGCCGGCCGCGCTGTACCACGCCGCCGCGCAGCCGCTCTACGTGCGCCACCGCACCAAGCCCGTGTCGCCCG GTCAACCTCAAGGCGAAACTGTTACGACACCCCTAGCGAGCGTACAAGAAGAAAAAGAGGAAACGGAGTGGCCACAGGGCGACGACAAAGCTACCCAACAGGACAACA gTACGCGAGAGGAgcataataatgaaatgaaaagaaaatcaaGTGTCGCTACAGAAGAAAACAATGAAAATCAAGAGGGAGACGTTTTGGAGTCTGCGCCCGTCATCTCAATGGTGACGAATCACACTAATGGAACATTGAACTTGTGGCAATTAACATTCGATGACAAATCGAAATTTTCAcag gTGCTATCAATCGGACACGCTTCTAGAGCATCCGGACATAGATTTAGAGTTAACGACATCACATGCCATCCAGTATTACCATTATTACTTACTACAAGTCACCACAATATATCAG ACAACGAGCGCGACACGGCGGGCGCGGACGTGGACGCGGCGGCGGGCGGGCTGTGCTCGGAGCTCATCATGTGGCGCGTGGAGTGCGTGGGCCCGCTGGGCAAGTCGGGCGGCGTGGCCGAGCTGGCGCGCGTCAACTCGCCGCACCTGTCCGCCTTCAGCAACGTGGCCTGGCTGCCTACGCTGCTGCCGAG CACTACACTTGGAAATTTGTCAAATTCTCCTTCCGCCTGTTTCGTGGCCAGTGACGGTGAAAGCTTAAGACTGTTTCAAGCGGTTATCGATGCGCGGACGTTACTAGCTGAGATCGCTACCTCGGAAAGGCGCCATAAAGATGTACTG CATCACGACACCATGTCGATGTCGTCGGATTCAACGATCGAAGACGGCGGAGTGCCTCTGCACGACCGCATCAAGATCGTGTCCCAGCAGTCCACGGCGCGACCCGGCGCCATTATCCAGCTGCACGCCATCGCCGACGCGACACACGACTGGCACAACACACAACTGTTGCACGTGTTTCAAGAGCAATTAATTACCG gtGAACGAACAACAAGCGATACAGAAAGTTCGGATTCAGGCGTAGAAGGTCCTGAAGTCAACACAATCACAGAAGCTGGTTTAGAAGCAATAGTAGATTTGAGAAAGGCTGCGGTTTTCAATGAACCGTTTTATATCGTTGTCTTAGAAAGAACTGATGGTGGCTCTACGGTACATATGTGGAGACTTACTGTATCTTCCCAGGCTGATCCTTCTG atgattTTACAAATAGTATGATGTACGTGCCGGATAGTGCCCTAGTGCAAGAGGAAGAAGGAGAATCTAGAAAGAATTCTGTGTCAATGGATACAGACCGACCTGCTGCACCCGCTGTTAATTCACACCTCTCTATCACAACTAAAAAG GTATGCGAGTGTCCGCTGTCGCTGCCCGATGGCGTTGATGTAATTCACGCAACTCCTGCTGCAGGACATCTGAGTTCAGCCTCTATTTATCCAGCCTGTTTAGCGCCATACATACTAGCCACGGCTTGTTCCGACAGCACCTTAAG GTTTTGGAAATGTAACGTTAGTAAAAAGGAAAACGACGATTTCGAGTACACGTGGAAGGAGTGGGAAATGATGAACAAGGATCAAGAGTCTACCATAGACATTCCAG GTCAGCCGCTGCACATCAGCGCGGCGTACTCGGGCCGCATCGCGTGCGCGTACAAGTGCGGGCGCTCCTTCACGCGGCCGCGCGCGCCCGGCGGCGCCGCGCCCGACGCGCGCTTCGTCAACCTGTGCGTGTGCGTCTACGAGTGCGAGAGCACGGGCGGCGCCGAGTGGCTGCTCGAGGACACCATCCCGCTGCGCAACGTCAGCCTGCCGCGCGTGGGCGTCTGCGCCGACACGCAGATCGACCTCTCCTATCTGCACGACACCTCCTTCATGCAGAAGAAGCAGAGGCTGACGCAG GTGTTACAAACGTTGTCCTCCGACGAGAGCCGCAATAACCGCAACGGCGAGGGCGATACCGGCAAGTCGGCCGGTCTTCTAGCGGTCCCGTCGTTCAGTACTCTCCAGTCTTTGCGCCGGAGCATTATGGAGAACGGCAACACGTGCCCGCTCACTCAGAAACATCTCGTCCAACTCGACTGGGTGTCTAAGGAAGATGGATCGCACATATTGACGGTTGCCGTTGGTTCCCGCGTGCTTCTTTTCACACCAGTTTCTAGTGACTTGGCGCAAGCTAATTTAAAG GCTATGAaagaatcaataaataataaccgGCCAATACTCCGGAAAGCGTCTTCGTTAGCTGCACCGTTATTCGTTGAGGAAATACGCTGGATGCAGCTACGAAGAATCCAATTGAAGACGGCCGATGGTTTGCCACCTTTACCAATGCAGATATCTTGGGTCCGAGACGGAATATTAGTTGTTGGAATGGACTCTGAAATGCATGTTTACTCGCAGTGGAAGCCCGAAACTCCTCAGATTTCTTCTGGACAAGCAATGAATCAG GAACAAGAGGAAGGCGGTGAATCGCGTGCACTCCGTGATTCTGATTTACGGATATCCGCACCGCACTTACAACGGGTGTCGTCTATTAATCTCCAGCTGTTAGAACGCGATGCTAGAAGAAGAAACAAAACACAACCCGATCAACCACAA cctCTTCTGGACTACATGCCAGACTATGGTTTATTCGAAGCATCACAAATGGCTTGTCCGGTGTTACCACAGTATCATCCCAAGCAACTGATGGAGCTACTTAATAGCGGAAAAATTCGATGGGTCAAAGCCATTCTCGCTCATTTAGTCAG GTGTATGGGTGGTACATACACGagtcgtagttcccaaggtgacGAGGATAGTTTATCTAGACag CGCGGGTGGTCGCGGTCGCGCACGCTGTCCGTGTCGTTCGCCGCGGGCGCCGcctcgccgctagatggcgccgCACAG ataaccGAAGATGTGCAGCTCGATTATGCAGAGCTGACATCAGTACCGCCATTACCTCTCTGGACCTTACTTGTCGCGGACAAGGAGTCCGCACATCATCCGTCCACTATTCAAGAAGCTAAG GATTATAATGAACTATTTGAAGGAACTATGGAAGTAGAAGAAGATCTTGATGCTCTTTTGCTAGGCGAGGACGAAGGCATCGACCGTCGACCTTCGATGCCGGAACGACAGCCCCTTTCACACTTTGGACCACGACAAG GACGCATCCTCTCGCGGCTCCTAACTCATACGCACCTCCCCGGATTGAGCTCACTGGACCAGATGCATCTGCTCGCTCTAGCGGATACGGTGTCTACATGCGACGCGGACTTCGCAGAGCGGCTAACGAACAACGCGAGAGTAGATGTGGCTCAGGGCGCCGGACAAGAGATACTACCTG ACTCATTAGACGACTGCGGGCTGCGATTCCTCCTCGCTATGAAGCACTACGGCTACCTGCTGCGCTGCCTACCGCTGGCCCAGCGCGCCACGCTGCAGCGCACCGGCGTCGGCACCTGCAACCTCGTGTGGGCCTTCCACTCGGAGACGCACGAGCAACTGCTCGCTCTCGTGCCGGGTTACACCAAGGGGCAGCCGAAGTGGTCGACTATGAGAGAATTAG GCGTGGGCTGGTGGGTGCGCGGGGACTTGCTGCGAATATGTGTGGAGCGACTCGCGCGCGCCTCTTACATGGCCAAGCAGGACCCCATGGACGCCGCGCTCTACTACCTAGCCATGAAGAAGAAAACGCTACTATGGGGGCTGTTCCGCTCCAATCGAGACGACAAAATGACCTCG TTCTTTGCGAATGACTTCGGTGAGGATAGATGGCGCAAAGCGGCGTTGAAAAACGCATTCGTTTTACTGGGAAAGCAACGTTTTGAACATGCGGCAGCATTTTTCTTATTGGGTGGAGCCTTGAAAGATGCGTTGgag gtACTCATAACACGATTAGGAGACCTACAACTGGCAATGGTGGTCGCACGTCTATATGAATCGGATAACACTTTGCCCAGCAGCTTGAGGAAATTACTAATGGACGAGATACTGGG CGGCGACACCGAGGAGGGCGACGTGGACCTGGAGCGCGCGCACCCCGACCCGTTCGTGCGCTCCATGGCGCTGTGGGAGCTCAAGCGGCACGGCGAGGCGCTCGACACGCTGCTGAGCCCGGCCGGCCGCCTGCACGCCGCGCGCGACAACGAGCCCATGCCCAGCGTCTTCAACTTCTACGTCTACCTGCGCACGCACCCGCGCCTCAAGCGCAACAACATGCCCAGCCAG GGTGGCACCCTAGCCCTCCTCCAGCAGGAAGCGGAGGAAGGCATAACGCGGCTAGAACGCCGCCTGTACTTCCAAACGGCGCACGGACATTTTAAGGCGGGTTGTCCGGCGCTGGCTCTCGAGGtgctctccaagctgccggcgcGAGTGCGAGAGGAGAAGGTCCGGCAGCCGCCCGTGTCTGCGCCCTCCGTGGACGACAGCGTCATTCACACGGGACAGCTGGTTGAAGACACGATTGTCAAAA aagAAGAAGATACTATGGATTGGGGTAAACCAGCCGTAGACGTAGACTGGGGCGCTCCAGTCGCAACTACTAAGACTGATGAACTCGTTCTTAGTTGGGACGACGATGAAGAAGAAAA gTCAGCCGGTTCGGGAGCGTCTACGCCaccaatagaaataaaaatgaacaagACAGAGGAACCCGCTGTAAAAGAAACTATTGATACGGAAAAAGAGGAAGAACCTCCCACAGTCGATATAATGGCACAGCAGCTGAAGTTTGTCGCTTGCCTCAAGATATTGATGGAGGAGCTTAGTACACTGGCGACCGGCTTCGAAGTTGACG GTGGTCACCTCCGCTACCAGCTGTACATCTGGCTGGAGCGCGAGGTGGAGGCGCTGCACCGCCTGTGCGGGTACGTGTCCGCGCCCGGCGCCGCGGCGGGCGGGGAGCTCATCTGCGCCGACGGGGAGTCGCTGCCGCTGCCGGACAAGCCCACCTTGCATCAGCTGCTCATCAGGGAGAAGGCGGACTTTGAGGCTAAGGTGCAGAGAGCGGTGCGACGCAAGAAGTGGTTGAAAG ccAACGAAACCCTTCTGCGCACTCTGCTATCGTATTGCTCGCTTCACGGCGCTGGAGGAGGCGGCCTGGCCTCTGTGCGCATGGAACTGGTGTTGCTGCTGCAAGAACTGGGTCAAGACAAGCAGCACCAGCAGTTGCTCTCGCCGCTGCCTTTCCCCACTACGCTGCCACTGCTTGCCGCAGCTGTGGCCACGAACAACACCGTTGTTGCCGATCCCGTCAGGCATTTACAG GCCGTGGCGCACGACATGCTGGGCACGATCGGCGAGCTGGGCGTGCCGGGCGGCTCGGCGACGCGCATCCTGCACACGCTGCGGGAGCTGGCGGTGGCGCTGTCCGCCTGCATCTACCAGAGCCTCTGCGACTCCGACACCTTCAGCGTCAAGCACACGCAGCACTACGATGG tatGATTGCCGATACCCCCGGTACTACTAACCTACTTGTCAGACCGCGGCGATATTCTACTGAAGATCTTACAGTTACAACGCCTCCTAACAAATGGCcag GTGTGTCAGCCCTACGTGGGCTAGCTCTTCGCGCTGCAGAGGAGGAAGAGGCTCCCAGACTTCCAGTCCTTCTAGCGGAAGCTTTCTGTGCAGTCTACTTAGCCCTGCTAGGGTGGGCCTTAGCGGCTAGAGACGCGCACTTACTGTACAGATTAGCGGCTCATACTGCAGATAATAAGGCTCATGCGAAGCTCTTCGGTGGAGGCGTTAGAAGACTGCTGACTACAGCACCTGCTCAGCCACAG CCGAAACTAGTTGAGCGAACCGAAGGCACCTCGGTTTGGTCATCCCTGCGGGAAAAGAGAGCTCTGTTGCACATGCGACTGTTAGGTTTGGGACCTACCGCGCCACATAAGAACATTCAAGAAGGTCGGCCTACATACAGGGAACAGTTTGTTCCACCACTATGCAGCATACTGACTTTCCTACTCACAAAG CCTACTGCTGAACAAGACCCTGAAAACAATGATTACGATTCAGCCGAATCAGGAGCCGAAGATGCAGATGAAAGTGGAAGCGAACCAGACGACGATGATATCTTCGACACCTCTAAtacaaa AACTGAGAAGCGTCGCAAGGGCCCGAACACGGAACACTGCGATGCGGACTCGTACTCGTGGTACGTGATGCGCGTCGCCGTGCTGCGACTCGCGCAGCACAAGCTGCAGAACTTCCTGCAGCTCTGCGGGATCGAGATGTCTG AATTGGCAACAACTAGTCCCACTGTGCACGGGGCGCTCCGTCGCGTAGAGCAGTGGCAGCAACAACTCACTGAGACGCTGGAGTCGCGCGCCGCCCCGCCCAACTACATCCCGGGCTGCTTCCCCGACCAGCAGACGTCTGGTCCGCCCATCAACAAATACAG atgCCTCTTGGAAAAACATAATACGCCATTTAATACGGCGTTGTTTAGTACGGCACCGGCCCAACGACTATGGAACTTCTTAGTTCGACAAGAACAAGTCCAA GAGGTGTTCATCCGCGCGGTGTTCtcgcggcggcgcgcggcgggcgcggcgcgcgcggcgccggCGCGCGCGGACGACGAGCACGGGCCCGTGCGCATCATACACAAGGAGCAGGACTCCATCGCCGCCTTCTGTCTCAACCGC GTAGGCGGTGGCCTCCTTGCAGTCGCTACGGCTCGAGAAGTTCAGGAGATGGACGTTTCCTTGCTACTGAAAGGTGGCGCCTGCTGGGCGGAGGATGAGTGTGAAGTGGATCTTTTAGCTCTCTCCTCAGATCCTGCGTCGTTGCCGGACACCGGCTTCCTGCTTATACAACATCAAGATAA AAATAACGGCAGTTCTGTACCTGGTACTGGTAACAGTTCGCCACTCAACCCCAACGCACCACAAGCTCCCGTGGGCATGGCCAGCCAGACCGGAAGAGGTGCTAGCGTG